The nucleotide sequence AGTCTCGGTCGATCTTCACTTGAGCGATGCGACCATCGACCTGATCGGCGAGGGCTTTGACATGGCGGTGCGGATCGCGCGGCTGCCGGACTCGTCGCTGATCGCACGACGGCTGTTCACCATGCCGCGCTTCACGGTCGCCGCGCCGTCCTATCTCAAAAAGCACGGCCGGCCGACGCATCCGATGCATCTGGCCGAGCACAAATGCTTTAGTTACGCCTATCTCTCCACACCCAATGTCTGGCACTACACCAATTCGGCCGGCGAGCAGGCCAGCGTGCGCCCGGGCGGGCAGCTTCGCGTCAACAATGGTGAAGCGGTGATGCCGGCGCTCATCGCGGGCCTCGGCATCGCCGAGCTGCCCGAATTCATCGTCGGCGAGGCGATTTCATCGGGTGAGGTCGAAGTGATCCTGAAGGACTGGAAGCAGGCCGAAGGCGCCGTTCATCTGGTGACCCCGCCCGGCGGCCCGCGCCCCGCGCGCGTCGAGGCGCTCGGCGACTTTCTCGCGGCGAAGCTGCCGGGCACCTGCAAGCGGCGGCCGAAGAAAGGTGCGAAGGTGTCGTGACTCTCTTGGTGGGCACGGCGCGCGAAGAGCGCGCCTTTGCCCACCCTACGGCATCTCGCTAGTCTATCGTCCGAGCAAACTATCGTAAGGTGGGCAAAGCGCTGCGTGCCCACGTCTTTGAACTACGACACCTTCACGCCATTGCGCACGACAACGCGCAAGCTCGGCCTCAGCGTCTCTTCGAGCTGCGACTTCAATTCATGCACGCGCGGGTCGGTCGATCGCGCCGCGCACACGCCGTATTGATGGACGGATTGCGCCAGCGCGTGGCGGGCTTCCGGCGTTCGCGTCATCTCGGGCTTTGACAGACGCAGCACGATCGTGGCGAGATTTACCAGCATCTCGTCCAGGGCGACGTCGATGGTCGCGAGTTTTCCCATAACGCACTCCCACGGCACAGTCCCCGCAAGGGCAACGGAGGGCCGAGGCATGCGTTCCGGACCGGGCTGAACATGGCTAACGCTTCGTAAACGTCTTGTTCTTGCCGACCGCCGCGTTAGGCTGGCCTCGAAACAAGAAAAAATCGGGGAGGGACCTGCCATGGATCGACGCGATGTTCTGCGCGCCGTTGCCGCACTGCCATTGTTGCGCGCAGCGTTACCCGACGAAGCCTTCGCGCAAACCTATCCTGCCCGCAACATCACGCTGATCGTGCCGTTTCCTGCCGGCGGCCAGGCTGATCTCGCCGCGCGTCCCGTCGCACAGGCGCTGGAGCGAATCCTGGGCAAACCCGTCATTGTCGACAACCGCGCTGGTGGCGGCGGCGGATCGGTCGGCAATGCCGCGGCGGCGCGCGCCGAGCCCGATGGTTATACGTTGCTGATGACGCTGTCCTCGCTAGCGGTGCTGCCTGAAGCCGACCGTCTGTTCGACCGTCCCGTCGCCTATGAGGTCTCGCAGTTCATGCCGATCGCGCGCGTGCTTGCCGACCCCACGCTGCTCGCGGTGCCGGCCTCGGCGCCATGGAAGACGGCACAGGAGTTCGTCGCCGACGCGAAGAAGCGCCCGGGCCAGATCACATACGGCTCGTCAGGTCCTTACGGCACGTTGCATGTGGCGATGGAGATGTTCGCGAGCAGCGCCGACATCAAATTGCTGCACGTGCCGTTCCGTGGCGCTGGTCCCGCGCTGACCGCGCTGCTCAGCGGCACCGTGCAGGCGATTGCAGCCGCGCCCGGCACGCTGAAGCCGCAGGTCGAGGACGGCAAGCTGCGCGTGCTCGGCAATTGCGGCGCGCAGCGCATCGCGAGCTTCCCTGACGTGCCGACCTTCCAGGAGCTCGGCTACAAGGATGTCGAGATGTACATCTGGGCCGGCCTGTTCGCGCAGAGCTCGCTGCCGGCACCGATCGCGACCCGCCTGCGCGAAGCCATGGCGCAGGTGATGACGAGTCCCGACGTGCTCAAGGCCTTCGACACCTCGGGCAGTCTCGTCGCCTATCAGGATGCGCCGGCCTTCGCGCAATTCGTCGCGACCGACAGCACGCGGCTGATCGCCGCGGTGAAGAAGATCGGCAAGGTAGAGTAGGTTCCCGCGGCGCTTTCACATTTTGTTGTTGGTCCAGAACCGGCTCCCGCCTCATTGATTGATGAGAATTCGTGGGATTCGAGAAGGATCGAGACATGCGAACAGAGCGGATTGCGCTGGGTGTGGCGCTTGCGATTGGCGGCATCGTCGCGCAGGGCGCCGCGTCCGCCGAAGAGTATCGCGGAACCATGGAACAGCAGATGGCCTGCACGCCGGATGTCTGGCGTCTCTGCAGCGACCAGATTCCGGACGTGAGCCGCATCACGGCTTGCTTGCGAGAGAATACGCCACAGCTCTCGAGCGGCTGCCGCGCCGTGTTCCAATCCAACAACCAGATGCCGCCGCAGCAGGCTCCGCGTGGTCGCGCCGCGCCGCCGCCGCGCTATTATAACGCGCCGCCTCCCGCGGCCCAGCCGCAGCCTTACGATGATGACGATTAGCGCTACCTAGACACGATCCGGAAAAGTGGTCGGCGCAATGATGCGATCGTATCGCTTCGTTCAGCGCTCTCCCTTGCTGTTCGACTCAGGTCGCTGTCGAAGCGCTGTCCGCAACAGCGCGCCGAAGAGAATGGCTGCGACCGGCCAGTGAAACCAGATCCTGTGCATGCCGCTGAAAACATTAATCAGAATCAAAAAGGCCGACACCGTGAGGGCCGCTGCAATGGGGCGGGGCAGCTTCGCCAGCGAATCCGAGACGACATGCGTCCACGAGGATGGCGCGTGCCTGTCGCTGATCCGCGGAGCACGTCTTTTCTCCGGGAAAGTTGGGCTTTCCGCGCTCGGGACGCTCCCTCGCCCGGCGGTTCGGCCGCCCAAGGTCACCCGATAACTGGTCTGGGGCGCGATGTTCTTCATGGGTTGTTGGCCGAGACAGTCGAAGCCAACGGATAATTTGTTGTGCACCTGATCGTAGACGGAGCTCGAGATCACGACGCCGCCGGGCTCGGCGAGCTCTTGCAGACGCGACGCGATATTGACCCCGTCGCCATAGATGTCGGAGCCGTCCACCATCACGTCGCCGAGGTTGATGCCGATGCGAAAGCGCATCGGGCTCGCTTGAGGCGGGTCCGAATCCTGACTGGAGATTTCCTGCTGAATCTCGACCGCGCATTGCACGGCCTCGACGACGCTGGCGAACTCGGCGATCACGGCATCGCCCCAGGTATTCACGATGCGGCCGTCATGGCGCTCGACCAATCGCGCAATGGCTGTGCGATAGCGGCGGAGCGTCTCCAACGTTCCGGTCTCGTCGGCTTCCATGAGACGCGAATAGCCGTACACGTCAGCGCACAGCACGGTGGTCAGTCGTCGTTTCACCTTGTCGTCGGTCATCCTCGCCATGCTAGCCTGCCTGATCGGTAAATGCATCAGGCATCGTACTCGGCGCCGCTTTACGGCCTGACCTCGCAGACATCGACCCACTCGGCGCCGGTCAGCTCGGCCATCCGCTCCGGCGTGATGCGCACGGCGCTGTGGGTCGACCCCGCGGCCGGCACCACCACGTCGAACGCTTTCAGCGACATATCGCAGTAGATCGGCAGCGGTGATTTCAGCCCGAACGGGCAGACGCCGCCGACCTCGTGGCCGGTGATGTCGGCGACTTCTTCCAGCCCCAGCATCTTCGGCTTGCCGCCGAATGCAGCCTTCACCTTCTTGTTGTCCATCCGCGAGGTGCCGGCGGCGACGATCAGGATCACGCGTTCGCCGACGCGCAAGCTCAGCGTCTTGGCAATCATTCCGGGCTCGACGCCATAGGCTTCGGCGGCCAGCGGCACGGTGGCCGAGCTGATCGGGGATTCGATGACGGAGATGTCGGGGGCATTCTCGGCGAAGAAGGCGCGAACGGATTCCAGGCTCATTCACTTCTCACGGGCGGGCAATGATCTCTAGGCAATCCCGGGCAGCTCGGAGAGCGCGCGGACGCGGTGGTCCGGCGCGAAGCCAAGCTCGTCCATCTGGGTGCGGATCGCCTTGAACATGGTGAGCGGTGCCACGAGTTCGTTCTCGACGCAAGCCAGCGCCATCGCTTCCGGTGTCACCCGCTCGATCCAGGCGACGTTCAGGCCGAACGATTTTGCGCCGACAGCGTCCCAGGGATTGGAGGAGACGAACAGCACCTCGTCAGGCGTAGTGTCGAGCGCCGCGCCGATCAGCTCATAGGCTTCCGGGCTCGGCTTGAAGATCTTCTTCGCATCGACGCTGAGCGTGGCGTCGAGCACGCGGTCGAGACCGGAATTGCGCACCAGCGCGTTCAGCATGTCCGGACTGCCATTGGAGAGGATGGCGAGTTTTCGCGGCTTCAACGCCGCGAGCGCAGTCGTCGCATCCGGATAGAGATCGAGATGCAGGTATTTCTCGATCACGCGCTCGAACGCCTCGCTGTCATAGGCGAGGCCGAGCATGCGCAGCGTATAGCCGAGCGAGTCGCGCGTCACGGCGGCGAAATCCTGGTAGCGCCGCATCAGCGAGCGCAACCAGCTGTATTCGAGCTGCTTGATGCGCCAGACCTGCGTGATGATCTCGCCATAGCCCGGAAACGCATCCTCGGTGATCTCTGCGACCGACTGGATGTCGTAGAGCGTTCCGTAGGCGTCGAAGACGACGGCTTTGATGCTCATTGAACGGTTTCCTTGATCGTTTCCTTGGATTTGTTTTCTTCGATCGTTTTCTTGGATCGTTGCAGGCGCGCGGACTATACCTGAACGGTCAGCTTATCGTCCTTTTGCATTCCAGGCCTCGCGCTCGGCGAAGACCCGGCTGACCTCCGCCATATGCTCCGTGCCCCACGAGCAAAGCGGCACGAGGGCCTGCGCCAGGCTGTGGCCCAAGGGGGTGAGGCTGTAGTCCACCCGAGGCGGCACCTCCTTGTAGTCGGTCCGCTTCACGAGGCCGTCGGCCTCCAGCTCCTTAAGCTGCTGGATCAGCACCTTGTCGCTGACGTCGCGTATGGCGCGCCGAAGTTCGCCATAGCGGGTCGGGCCGTCCTGAGCGACGAAGTACAGGATCAGCGGCTTCCACTTGCCGGAGACGACTCGCAAGGTCGCGTCCAGGCCGCAGGTGAAGCCGGGCAGGGTCGGCGTGCAGCTCTGGACCGTTGCTGACGTCCGCGCCGGCGAGGTGGTCGGGTCCGAATGATCTGTCGACATTTTTGGGCACTTACCAAAAGGTGCATACTTGTCGATAGGTGGGTACGCCGCCAGCTCAGTGCAACCCTAATGAAGGAGCACATCATGGGCAGACTACAAGGCAAGACGGCAGTGGTGACGGGCGGCGGAACCGGCATCGGATTTGGAGCGGCGAAACGGTTCGTCGACGAAGGCGCGTTCGTCTATCTCTTCGGGCGGCGGCAGGAGCCGCTCGACGCCGCCGTTGCGAAGCTGGGGTCCTCCGCGCGCGCCGTCAGGGGCTCGGTGACGGACCTGTCCGACCTCGACCGGCTCTACGAGACGGTGAAAGCCGAACGCGGCGGGCTCGACATCCTGTTCGCCAACGCCGGCACCGGCTTGTTCGCGCCGCTCGGCGAGATCACGGTCGAGCATTACGACCAGATCTTTGACGTCAATGTGAAGGGGTTGGTGTTCACGGTGCAGAAAGCCCTGCCGCTGATGAAGCAGGGGTCGTCGATCATCCTGACCGGCTCGAGCACGGGGGTGATGGGGACGCCGCAATTCAGCATCTACAGCGCGACCAAGGCCGCGATCCGCAATCTGGCACGGAGCTGGGCGCTGGACCTGCGCGGCACCGGCATACGCGTCAACGTGTTGTCGCCGGGGCCGACCAAGACCGAGCTGGCGCTGGAGATCGTCGGCGAGGAAGCCTTTGATGCGCTCGGAAGCATGACGCCGATCGGGCGCGTGGGCGACCCGAGCGAGACGGGGGCGGTGGCCGCGTTCCTGGCGTCGTCAGACAGCAGCTTCATGACCGGCGGCGAGGTCTTCGTCGACGGTGGCTTGGCGCAGGTCTGAGACTCGACCGCGTGAGCGCGAGGGCTTCGGTCATTCGATCGAAGCCCTCGATGCGTAGCCTAGATCCCCAGAATCTTCCGCGCGTTGGCCTTCAAGACCTTCGGCCGGATCTCGTCGCGGATGTCGATCTTGGCGAAGTCCGACAGCCAACGGTCCGGTGTGATCACCGGCCAGTCCGAGCCGAACAGCATCTTGTCCTGCAGGATCGAGTTGATGTAGCGCACCAGGATCGGCGGGAAATACTTTGGCGACCAGCCCGAGAGATCGATGTAAACGTTCGGCTTGTGGGTCGCGACCGACAGCGCCTCTTCCTGCCAGGGGAAGGAGGGGTGCGCGAGGATGATCTTGAGGTCGGGGAAATCGGCCGCGACGTCGTCCATGTACATCGGGTTGGAATATTTCAGCCGCATCCCCATGCCGCCCGGCATGCCCGAGCCGACGCCGGTCTGGCCGGTGTGGAACAGCGCGATCGCGCCGCCATTGTTGATCTCTTCGTAGAGCGGATAGGCCATGCGGTCGTTGGCGTAGAAGCCCTGCATGGTCGGGTGGAATTTGAAGCCGCGCACGCCGTATTCCTCGATCAGCTTGCGCGCCTCGCGCACGCCGAGCTTGCCCTTGTGCGGGTCGATCGAGACGAACGGGATGAGGACGTCGAGATGGTCGGAGGCGACCTCCAGCATCTCGTAATTGTTGTAGCGGCGGAAGCCGGTCTCGCGTTCGGCGTCGACCGGGAAGATCACCGCGGCGATGTTCTTGGAGCGGTAGTAGGCAGCGGTCTCCGGCACCGTCGGCGGATGCTTGTTCGGCGACTTGAAATATTCCGCCATCTGCGCCTGGAAATCGTCATAGCCATCGTCCGCGTGGCACCCGCAGGGCTCCTCGGCATGGGTATGGATGTCGATGGCGACGACGTCGTCGATGTTCGGCAGCTTCAGCTTCGGCATTGGTTTCCTCCCGACGGGTTGCCAAATTGATTATATGATATAACGAATTTGGCAAGCGTCGCTGGCGCCGAAACCGCAGCCCGCAAAAGTCTTTGCGGGGCTTGGCCGCGAAGGGACAGATCGGGCCGATCCGGCCGTTTCTACTGTGCATGGGGTTGTTTTCGCGAATTTGCTGGGTGGGAACCGGGCAGTTAACATTGACATGACCTCCTGCCATGCCTTAAGAACCGCCCCGTCCCGGGCGGTCGGTCCGCCAGCGGGAAAAATCTCATTTTGCCACATTCGCGCGTGCCGAAACGGTAGTGCCGAACACGGCCTTTCGAACGTTCAGGATTCTGCCATGAAGGTCCGTAACTCGTTGAAGTCGCTGCGCGGTCGCCATCGCGCCAACCGCCTGGTCCGCCGCAAGGGCCGGGTCTATGTGATCAACAAGGTGCAGCGCCGCTTCAAGGCTCGCCAGGGCTGATCTTTCGCCCTGCCGGACGCCTCACGCGCTCCCGCAATACCACGGTCACACGAGTTTGACGCCGCCTTTGCTTTGCAAGGGCGGCTTTGCGCGTTTAGACTTTCACCATGGCAGTGAGATTCCCGTTCGCACGCACCTTGTGTCTGGCCCTCGTGCTGGGTGCCGCCGGCTTGACGCCAGCCCTGGCTCAGAAAGTTCTGCCGGCCCCTCCCGGCAAGGAGCAGAAGAAGCTCCCCGAAGCGCCGGCCAAGCTGCCCAAGGTCGACCGCAGCAAGAATCTCGATTTCCTGTTCGGCGCGCTGAAGGCTGCGCCCGACGAGGCCAGCGCCAAGCATGTCGAGGCGCGGATCTGGGCGATCTGGATCCAGACCCCGAGCGACACCGCGTCGCTGTTGATGGCGCGGGCCAAGACCGCGGTCGACGCGCAGAAGGTCGACATCGCGATCAAGCTGCTGGATTCGGTCATCAAGCTCAGGCCCGACTACATCGAGGCCTGGAACCGGCGCGCCACGCTCTACTACATGCAGAATGACTACGCCCGCTCGCTTGCCGACATCCGCGAGGTGCTGATCCGCGAGCCCCGCCATTTCGGCGCGCTCGCAGGCCTCGGCATGATTATGCAGGAGGTCGGCGACGAGAAGCGCGCGCTCGACGCCTATCGCAAGGCGCTCGCCGTCAATCCGCACCTCGACAAGATTCCCGACCAGGTCAAGTCGCTGACCGAAAAGGTCGAAGGCCGCGATATTTAGCCTAGAACTCGATCTTTTCCCGAGCGAATGCGGCGCCTTCGGATTAACCAAGATCGGAAGCGCGGCATCTTGAGGGCTATTGCCGGCGCCGCCACAGGCCTACCTGCATGGCAGGAGCGAAAGCCATGAAGCGTCTGATCTTTGCAGGGATCCTGCTGCTCGCGTCGGGGACGGCAAGTCTCGCCGACGGACTGTTCTGGGTGGTCGGCAACCGCGCCACCGGCAAATGCAACATCGTGACCAGCAATCCCGTGATCATCGGCGACATCTGGTTCGGTGACGGCCCCTACAAATCCAAGGCCGACGCCAGGCTTGCCCGCTCGACGATCCGCGCCTGCCCCGCACCGACCCCCGATGAGGAAAAGGCCGAGGACGGCACGAACTAGATCGGCGTCCGCAAGTTAGTGCAGGGCGCTGCCGCCGCGCTCAGCGAGGCCGCGATCGGCGGCGGCTGCGTAAGCCTTCGCAAGTTCCGTCTCGAGATGCTCGTTGATCAGCAGCAGCGCGCGCACGGCGCCGCGCAGGTCACCGTTGCAGCTCGCCACGATCTCGTCGATCGCAGTGTCTTTGGATCTGAAGCTCATCGAAATTCTCCGGTTCAAATCAGGACAAATCCTGCCGGCCTTTCCCGCACCCCTGAGGTTGCGAGCAGGATCGGCGCCCACCCGCGTCTAAGAGGCGGAACCGACCGTGGCGATTATAAGGAAGCCGCGATGACGACCGCATGAAGCTGGTCCGAGGCTTGCGGGTCTTCGGATAATAATATTGATTTCATTGATGTTTTTGACTCGGCAAATATGCACATATCCACAGCCCCGCCATTTCCGGTGGAAATGCGGGAGCTCGCGGGGCGAAACTGCCGCCTGCCGAACCCGTAGCTGCGATGTGCCCTGGATTTCCCGGACCCTCTCCATGATCGTGATGACAGTCGTGACGGCGCTGGTGCTGCTGGCGCTGGTCACGCAGGCCGGAATTGTGGCCCTGCAACGCGCCTTTCCGCCCCAGGGCCGGATGGTCGAGGTCGACGGTGCCGTGCTTCACGTCGTCGATATCGGCCCGCGCGATGCGGGCGTGCCGATCGTGATGCTGCACGGTGCGAGCTCCAATCTCGAAGCGATGCGGCGCCCGCTCGGCGATCTCCTCGCCGGGGATCATCGCGTCATCCTGATCGATCGTCCCGGCCATGGCTGGAGCACGCGTGCACGACGGCAGGATTCGACGCCGCAGATCCAGGCGCGGATGATCGACGAGGCGCTGGGCAAGCTCGGGATCGAACGCGCGGTGTTCGTGGTGCATTCCTGGAGCGGCGCGCTCGGGGCGCGGATTGCGCTCGATCACGCGAGCCGCGTCGCCGGTCTCGTCATGCTGGCGCCGGTCACCCATCCCTGGCGCGGCGGCGTCGGCCGTTACAACGAGATCATCGCAACGCCCGTGATCGGCCCGCTGCTCGCCTATACCATCACGCTGCCGCTGGGTTATTTCGTCGCCGAGGCCGGCGCACGGAGCGTCTTCCTGCCACAAATCATGCCGGATGGTTTCGTGCGGGATTCGGCGACGCCGCTGCTGCTGCGTCCGCGCGAGTTCATCGCCAATGCCTATGATCTTGTGACGCTGAAGGAAGCGGTGATTGCGCAGGCTGCGCGCTATGGCGAGATCAAAGCGCCGGTCACGATCATCGCCGGCGAGCCCGACAAGACCGTGAAGACCGACATCCACGCGCGCCCGTTCGCCGCGACCGTGCCGAATGCAAAGCTGATCGTGCTGCCCGATCTCGGCCACATGGTGCAGAACGCGGTGCCGGATCTCGTGAAGACGGAGATCGAGACGATGATCGGTCAAATCGTCCCGGCGCAGGCGGTCGCCGATTAGAGCGTTTTCGAACGAAGCGGATGCCGGTTCGCGTGAAGACAACGCGTCAAAACAAAACAGCTACAGCGTCGGTTCCGAGTTGATCAGAACCGAAGCTGTAGCGGCCGCCGTTTGGGCGCTTACTGCTTGATTTTCCCGTCCTTGTCGAACTGCGAGACGTAGGTCCAGAGATTGTTGATCTCGGTCTCGTTCTTGATGCCGGCGAACGCCATCTTGGTGCCGGGGATCTTGGCCTTGGGGTCCTTGATGTATTCCTTGAACGTCGCCTCGTCCCAGGTGATGCCGGAATTCTTGTTCGCGTCCGAATAGCTGTAGCCCTCCGCGGTGCCCGATTTGCGGCCGTTGAGGCCGTTGAGCTCGGGGCCGACCTTGTTCTTGGCGCCTTCGCCGATCGCGTGGCAGGCCAGGCATTTGTTGAACGATGTCTTGCCGGCCGCGGCATCCTGCGCCATCGCGGCGGGTGCGGTGGCAATCGCGGTGAGGATCGTCAGTGCGCCAATAATCAGTTTTGTCATCGGGTGCTCTTCGTCTCTTCCCTGGTGGGTCTGGTCAGTCGCCTGCCTGGTCGGCAATGTCAGGACCTGCCCGTTTTGGCAGGCCTGCTCGACTTGGACAAGCGACCAATCCATGACAGGTTTCATGCCTTCCTACTTGTCCCAGAGCGAACTCGCCGCAGATCGCCGCTCCGACTTTCGGATGGCCTACCCAAACCACCGCGGACGTGGTTGATTTGCCGCGACAATTCGATTGTGCGGCGCGAGCCGGAAGGATAATGCCGTGAAGGACGTGTTATGGCCATCATGATGCCTGCAAGCGACCAGGCGGTGCTCGCGCGCCGCGCTGAGATCGTGGCTGCATTGCGCGCAATCGTGCCCGGCGAGGGCGTGATCGATACGCCCGCCGAGATGCGGGCCTACGAATCCGACGGGCTGACGGCCTATCGGCAGCCGCCGATGGTCGTGGTGCTGCCCGATACGACCGAGCAGGTCTCGCTCGTCCTGAAATATTGTGCCGGGCAGGGTATCAAGGTGGTGCCGCGCGGCTCCGGCACGTCGCTGTCGGGCGGCGCGCTGCCGCTCGAGGACGGCGTGCTGCTGGGGCTCGGCAAGTTCAAGCGCATCCGCGAGATCGATTTCGACAACCGCGTCGTCGTCACCGAGCCCGGCGTCACCAATCTCGCGATCAGCCAGGCGGTCGCGCATGCCGGCTTCTACTACGCGCCCGACCCGTCCTCGCAGATCGCCTGCTCGATCGGCGGCAATGTCGCGGAGAACTCCGGCGGCGTGCATTGTCTCAAATACGGCATGACCACCAACAACGTGCTGGGTTGCGAGATCGTGCTGATGAGCGGCGAGATGCTGCGCATCGGCGGCAAATCGGCGGAGAATTCCGGCTATGACCTGATGGGCGTCATCACCGGCTCCGAAGGCCTGCTCGGTGTCATCACCGAGATCACGGTGCGCATCCTGCAGAAGCCGGAGACGGCGCGCGCGTTGATGGTTGGGTTTGCGCAGGTCGAGGCGGCCGGCGAATGCGTGGCGCGCATCATCGGCGCCGGCATCATTCCCGGCGGCATGGAGATGATGGACAAGCCGGCGATCCACGCCGCGGAGGCCTTCGTCCATGCCGGCTATCCGCTCGACGTCGAGGCGCTGCTCATCATCGAGCTCGACGGTCCCAAGATCGAGGTCGACGAGCTGATCACGCGCGTCGAGACCATTGCGAACGCTTGCGGCTCGACCACCTGTCAGATCTCGACCTCGGAAGCCGAGCGCAATCTGTTCTGGGCCGGCCGCAAGGCCGCATTCCCGGCCGTCGGCCGCATCTCGCCCGACTATCTCTGCATGGACGGCACGATCCCGCGCGGTGCCTTGCCGAAGGCGCTCGCCCGCATCCGCGAGCTTTCGGAAAAATACCAGCTCGGTTGCGCCAACGTGTTCCACGCCGGCGACGGCAATCTGCACCCGCTGATCCTCTATGATGCCAACAAGCCCGGCGAGATCGAGCGCGCCGAAGCCTTCGGCGCCGACATCCTGCGCGCCTGTGTCGAGTTCGGCGGCGTGCTCACCGGCGAGCACGGCGTCGGCATCGAGAAGCGCGATCTCATGGGCGACATGTTCACCGAGATCGACCTCAACCAGCAGCAACGGTTGAAATGCGCCTTCGACGCGCAGGGCCTGCTCAATCCCGGAAAGGTGTTCCCGACCCTGCACCGCTGCGCCGAGCTCGGCCGCATGCATGTGCACGCGGGCAAGCTGGCATTCCCGGACATCCCGCGGTTCTAGGACTGATTGGGAGGGAAGGGCTCACGACGCGAGCGCTTCCCTCCGGGAGATGTTACAACAGGCCGTACTGCGCCCGCTCACGCTTGGCCAGCAGTGGCAGCGCTTCGCCAGCGATGTAGGTCTTGAAGTGTGCGCTCTCCTGATGCGCCTTGAAGGCTGCCTCGTCGCGGAACAGTTCGTAGAACAGGAACTGGGCCGGATTGTCCTTCGCCCGCGAGATCAGGAACAGCTTGACGCCGTCTTCGCGCTGCGCCTCCGGCAGGAAGCGGTCGAGGATCGCGGCGACCTTGTCGGCCTCGCCGGCCTTTGCCTCCCATTGTGCGACGACAAGCAGCCCGCCGCCGTCGACTGCGTCACTGAGGGATTTTTGCGTGGCATAGTGGTTCATGATGTGTGTCTCCATCGGTTGATCTCGACCGCGAGAACTGACTTGTAGCGATGGCCTGCCGGTTATGGTTCGCCGCGGATCGAAGTGTCGACGTCAGCATCGCGCCCCGGCTCAATCGCGACGGCAATGGGCGCCTGCCGACACGCCGCATTTGATTTTAGTGCCGAATTTCGCTACCGCCTTTTCCCGTGGATACGCTCAAGGTCAGAGACGCCAAAGACGTCGAAGAGGTGGTGCGCGCGGCGATTGCCAACGAGCAGCCGCTCGAGATCATCGGTCATGGCTCCAAGCGCGGCATCGGCCATGCGATGGCGACCAACGCCGTGCTCGACGTCTCCGCGCTCAATGCCGTCATCTCCTATGAGCCGAACGAATTGATCGTCACGCTCCAGGCCGGCGCGCCGCTGGGCGACGTGCTGGCGCTGATCGATGCCAAGAACCAGCAATTCGCCTTCGAGCCGATGGACACTGCGCCGCTGCTCGGCACGCCCGCATCGGGCACCATCGGCGGCATGATCGCGGCGGGGCTCGCCGGCCCGCGGCGCATCAAGGCGGGCGGAGCGCGCGATCATCTCCTGGGCGCGCACGCCGTCTCCGGCTTCGGCGACAGCTTCAAGACCGGCGGCAAGGTGGTGAAGAACGTCACCGGCTACGACCTGTGCAAGCTGCTGGCGGGCTCCTGGGGCACGCTGTCTGTCATGACCGAAGTCACGCTCAAGGTGATGCCCAAGCCCGAGGCCGAACGGACGCTGCTGCTGCGCGGGCTGGACGATGCCG is from Bradyrhizobium xenonodulans and encodes:
- the ykgO gene encoding type B 50S ribosomal protein L36; its protein translation is MKVRNSLKSLRGRHRANRLVRRKGRVYVINKVQRRFKARQG
- a CDS encoding tetratricopeptide repeat protein; translation: MAVRFPFARTLCLALVLGAAGLTPALAQKVLPAPPGKEQKKLPEAPAKLPKVDRSKNLDFLFGALKAAPDEASAKHVEARIWAIWIQTPSDTASLLMARAKTAVDAQKVDIAIKLLDSVIKLRPDYIEAWNRRATLYYMQNDYARSLADIREVLIREPRHFGALAGLGMIMQEVGDEKRALDAYRKALAVNPHLDKIPDQVKSLTEKVEGRDI
- a CDS encoding alpha/beta fold hydrolase, producing the protein MIVMTVVTALVLLALVTQAGIVALQRAFPPQGRMVEVDGAVLHVVDIGPRDAGVPIVMLHGASSNLEAMRRPLGDLLAGDHRVILIDRPGHGWSTRARRQDSTPQIQARMIDEALGKLGIERAVFVVHSWSGALGARIALDHASRVAGLVMLAPVTHPWRGGVGRYNEIIATPVIGPLLAYTITLPLGYFVAEAGARSVFLPQIMPDGFVRDSATPLLLRPREFIANAYDLVTLKEAVIAQAARYGEIKAPVTIIAGEPDKTVKTDIHARPFAATVPNAKLIVLPDLGHMVQNAVPDLVKTEIETMIGQIVPAQAVAD
- the cycA gene encoding cytochrome c-550 CycA; this translates as MTKLIIGALTILTAIATAPAAMAQDAAAGKTSFNKCLACHAIGEGAKNKVGPELNGLNGRKSGTAEGYSYSDANKNSGITWDEATFKEYIKDPKAKIPGTKMAFAGIKNETEINNLWTYVSQFDKDGKIKQ
- a CDS encoding FAD-linked oxidase C-terminal domain-containing protein; amino-acid sequence: MAIMMPASDQAVLARRAEIVAALRAIVPGEGVIDTPAEMRAYESDGLTAYRQPPMVVVLPDTTEQVSLVLKYCAGQGIKVVPRGSGTSLSGGALPLEDGVLLGLGKFKRIREIDFDNRVVVTEPGVTNLAISQAVAHAGFYYAPDPSSQIACSIGGNVAENSGGVHCLKYGMTTNNVLGCEIVLMSGEMLRIGGKSAENSGYDLMGVITGSEGLLGVITEITVRILQKPETARALMVGFAQVEAAGECVARIIGAGIIPGGMEMMDKPAIHAAEAFVHAGYPLDVEALLIIELDGPKIEVDELITRVETIANACGSTTCQISTSEAERNLFWAGRKAAFPAVGRISPDYLCMDGTIPRGALPKALARIRELSEKYQLGCANVFHAGDGNLHPLILYDANKPGEIERAEAFGADILRACVEFGGVLTGEHGVGIEKRDLMGDMFTEIDLNQQQRLKCAFDAQGLLNPGKVFPTLHRCAELGRMHVHAGKLAFPDIPRF
- a CDS encoding putative quinol monooxygenase, encoding MNHYATQKSLSDAVDGGGLLVVAQWEAKAGEADKVAAILDRFLPEAQREDGVKLFLISRAKDNPAQFLFYELFRDEAAFKAHQESAHFKTYIAGEALPLLAKRERAQYGLL